A genome region from Fusarium musae strain F31 chromosome 5, whole genome shotgun sequence includes the following:
- a CDS encoding hypothetical protein (EggNog:ENOG41), translating into MSDKAAAVHGSHVPNPSQEHVILQVPIPVDQPCGVSLPRVALRYFKALLSQSSLETVTVVSARIFSFALALAHLVLMADKPTTAPQTPTISTMTTAEKSSSGFLKVIAFFDLVVKLAAAGALIGILVLLVQFNNNIDKLFNGSRSLPVRVSDAAPLRIMPGYSGTFDVRMTNNAADPVWFKVDN; encoded by the exons ATGTCCGATAAAGCTGCAGCCGTTCATGGTTCACATGTCCCAAACCCCAGTCAGGAGCATGTCATTCTCCAGG TGCCTATCCCCGTCGATCAGCCTTGCGGTGTGAGTCTCCCTCGGGTAGCCCTACGCTATTTCAAGGCCTTGCTTTCCCAGTCAAGCCTTGAGACTGTCACTGTCGTCTCTGCTCGCATCTTCTCTTTTGCCTTAGCACTTGCTCACCTCGTGCTCATGGCCGATAAACCCACTACCGCCCCCCAAACACCAACCATCTCCACAATGACCACCGCCGAAAAGTCATCCTCCGGCTTCCTCAAAGTCATCGCCTTCTTCGACCTCGTCGTCAAACTGGCCGCGGCGGGTGCGCTCATCGGAATTCTTGTTCTACTTGTGCagttcaacaacaacatcgatAAGCTCTTCAACGGGAGCAGATCTCTCCCCGTTCGCGTCTCCGATGCCGCGCCGCTGCGTATCATGCCCGGTTACTCGGGCACCTTCGATGTTCGAATGACGAATAACGCGGCTGACCCTGTGTGGTTCAAGGTGGACAATTAG